GACTGCCGGGGCTGGTGCTCGGCCTGCTGCGTCCGGATATCAAGATGACTCTCCTGGAGCCCCTGCTGCGGCGGACGGTCTTCCTCGACGAGGCGGTCGATACCCTTGGTCTGACCAACGTGGAGGTTCGGCGGGGCCGCGCGGAGGAAGCGCACGGAGAGCTGTACACCGACTTCGTCACCGCCCGGGCGGTCGCACCGCTCTCCCGGTTGGCGGGGTGGTCGCTGCCTCTGCTGCGTAAGGGCGGCAGTCTGTTGGCCCTCAAGGGAGAGCAGGCGGAGGCCGAACTGGCCGAGGCAGAGAAAGACGTTTCGAAACTGCGCCCTGGCGTCTGCGATGTGATCAGGGTGGGGCGGGGTAAAGTCGATCCCGCTACCACGGTCGTTCGCGTCACGGTGACATCCGACGGTGGTCCGTCCGCGTCGGGAGGTTCCCAGAAGAAGGCGCGGAACGGCAAAAAGAAGCGCGGACGGAAGAGGTGAACTCATTCGTGCCCCAGAACCCAGCCGACAACGCTGGTGTTTCACGTGAAACACCAGCGGGCGCCTATGGAGATCTGCTCGATGTTTCACGTGAAACATCAGCGGGACCCGCGGTGAGCCAGTCCCCTGTTTCACGTGAAACATGGCATGGCGACACGACCCGCGAAGGCGTCCCCGACACCCCCATTGCCCGCGCGGCGCATGCCGCGATGGAGGTTCGTGGGCACGAGGACCCTTGGCCTCGCCCCAAGTCCTGCCGGGTGATCAGCGTCGCCAACCAGAAGGGCGGGGTGGGCAAGACCACCACGACGGTGAACATCGCCGCCGCCCTGGCCATGCACGGTCAGCGTGTCCTCGTGGTCGATCTCGATCCGCAGGGGAACGCGTCCACCGCTCTTGGTATGGAACGCGACAACCAGACCCGGTCCATCTACCACTGCCTGGTCGAGGACGAGGAGATCCGGAAGCTGGCTCAGCCGGTCCCGGACATCCCCAACCTGTGGTGCGCCCCGGCCACCATCGACCTGGCGGGCGCGGAGATCGAACTGGTCTCCCTGGTCGCCCGTGAGGCCCGGCTCAAGCGGGCCTTCGCGGCCTACGACACGTCGGACCTCGACTACATCCTCATCGACTGCCCGCCCTCGCTCGGCCTGTTGACGGTCAACGCGATGGTGGCGTGCGACGAGGTCATGATCCCGATCCAGTGCGAGTACTACGCGCTGGAGGGGCTCGGTCAGCTGCTGCGCAACGTGGAGCTGGTCAAGTCGCACCTGAACACGGGACTGTCGATCACCACGATTCTGCTGACGATGTACGACGGCCGGACCCGGCTCGCCCAGCAGGTGGCCGACGAGGTGCGCTCGCATTTCGGCGAGCTCGTTCTGGACACGCTGGTACCGCGGAGTGTTCGTGTCTCCGAGGCGCCCAGTTACGCGCAGTCGGTCATGACCTACGACCCCACGTCCACCGGCGCGGTGGCCTATCTGGAGGCGGCTCGCGAAATCGCCTTCCGGGCCGAGGGGCTCAACGCCGGCTGACGGTGGTTGTTTCACGTGAAACACTCCGCTCGACCGGCGAGGCCGGTCGAGCGGAAACACGCAAGGAGTGTGGAGGGAGTTGCCGGTGAGCCAGCAGCGGCGCGGACTGGGCAAGGGACTGGGGGCGCTCATTCCGCAAGGGCCGACCGCCCCCGCGCCGGTGGAGAGCGTTCGTGAGACGACGGTGCCCGCCGTCCCCGAACCCCCCGAGGTTCAGCAGGGCCCGGTGGAGATGCCGGACGGGACCTACATGGAGGAGCTCGAGCTCGCCTCGATCACCCCCAACCCCCGTCAGCCCAGGACGCACTTCGACGAGGAGGCCCTGGAGGAGCTGAGGGACTCGATCATCGAGGTCGGTCTGCTTCAGCCCGTCGTGGTCCGCAAGCTTGAGGGCGGGGACCGCCCCCGCTACGAGCTGATCATGGGGGAGCGCCGGTTCCGGGCGAGCAAGCTCGCGGAGCTCGAGCGGATCCCCGCGATCGTTCGGAAGACGGACGACGACGAGCTGCTCCGGGAGGCTCTCCTGGAGAACCTGCACCGGCAGCAGCTCAACCCGCTGGAGGAGGCGGCCGCGTACCAGCAGATGCTGGACGACTTCGGCACCACCCAGGGGGAGCTGGCCCAGCAGGTCGGTAAGTCGCGTTCACACATCGCCAACACACTGCGTCTGCTCAACCTCCCCGGGAAGGTGCAGACGCGGGTGGCGGCCGGGGTGCTCAGCGCGGGCCACGCGCGTGCGCTGCTGACGATCGACGATCCCGAGGCCCAGGAGCGCCTGGCCAAGCGGGTCAACGACGAAGGTCTGTCGGTCCGCTCGCTGGAGGAGATCGTCGCGCTCCGGGAGATCCCGGAGGAGGAGAAGCCCCGCCGGTCCGCCGCCGGTCGGATCAGCAACCCCCCGCAGGTCGAGGAGTGGGCGACGCGGCTGGGC
This DNA window, taken from Nocardiopsis exhalans, encodes the following:
- a CDS encoding ParA family protein, producing MEVRGHEDPWPRPKSCRVISVANQKGGVGKTTTTVNIAAALAMHGQRVLVVDLDPQGNASTALGMERDNQTRSIYHCLVEDEEIRKLAQPVPDIPNLWCAPATIDLAGAEIELVSLVAREARLKRAFAAYDTSDLDYILIDCPPSLGLLTVNAMVACDEVMIPIQCEYYALEGLGQLLRNVELVKSHLNTGLSITTILLTMYDGRTRLAQQVADEVRSHFGELVLDTLVPRSVRVSEAPSYAQSVMTYDPTSTGAVAYLEAAREIAFRAEGLNAG
- the rsmG gene encoding 16S rRNA (guanine(527)-N(7))-methyltransferase RsmG; this translates as MTSGTEEPGATLPAPPPQAAAVFGDTLPVATRYAELLADDGVRRGLIGPREVPRLWERHLINCAVVEELIPEGAEVVDVGSGAGLPGLVLGLLRPDIKMTLLEPLLRRTVFLDEAVDTLGLTNVEVRRGRAEEAHGELYTDFVTARAVAPLSRLAGWSLPLLRKGGSLLALKGEQAEAELAEAEKDVSKLRPGVCDVIRVGRGKVDPATTVVRVTVTSDGGPSASGGSQKKARNGKKKRGRKR
- a CDS encoding ParB/RepB/Spo0J family partition protein, which produces MSQQRRGLGKGLGALIPQGPTAPAPVESVRETTVPAVPEPPEVQQGPVEMPDGTYMEELELASITPNPRQPRTHFDEEALEELRDSIIEVGLLQPVVVRKLEGGDRPRYELIMGERRFRASKLAELERIPAIVRKTDDDELLREALLENLHRQQLNPLEEAAAYQQMLDDFGTTQGELAQQVGKSRSHIANTLRLLNLPGKVQTRVAAGVLSAGHARALLTIDDPEAQERLAKRVNDEGLSVRSLEEIVALREIPEEEKPRRSAAGRISNPPQVEEWATRLGDRLDTTVKVDIGRKKGKIVVEFATMEDLERIISQMGQDN